From Xyrauchen texanus isolate HMW12.3.18 chromosome 15, RBS_HiC_50CHRs, whole genome shotgun sequence:
tcctttcagatgaacagcctcacgcctctgaaaaaatttcagagagtgctaggttacatggcctcagccgcagcagtacttcagctgggtttactgcgcatgcgcccgcttcagcattggctaaacacccgcacgtctcgccgggcttgggccacaggccgccagccgatcaaggtgactcagacctgtatttcagctctgcagccctggacagtggccgaatggtatcagcgggagtgacgatgggagctgtatctcgccgaaagtcatctcgacagacgcgcccaacacgggttggggcgcggtctcgcgagggctctccggtttttggcctatggtcagttcaggaaaagctccttcacataaattgtctggaaatgatagcggtcgagtacgcgctagtgcgctttctcccggtcattcagggtcaacacatcctggtccgttcggacaacagatctgtggtcagggcggtgtcagatccaggaacctcttccatctgacgaaacgcatactgagttggtcccagtgccacctgcgctcgctgagggcgacgcacgtgccaggccacctgaacgacggccaagacagactgtccagagacaatattcctccaggggaatggtccctgcacgctcaaacagtccagaagttatggcgcatattcggcagagcagagatagacctctttgcatcagaagagaactctcactgcccaatatttttctcgaaaagtgaggacgcgctggcccaggactggcccaaccgcccgctttacgccttccctcccgtctcgctattgccacaggtaatgcagaggatcagggaaacgcgtcactcggtgctcctcatagccccacgttgggagaatcagacatggttcccggagcttacgcagctgtcactgacagcgccgtggcccatcccagtgagagcagatctcctctctcaagctcgcggcacgatctggcatccccacccagagcgttgggcgctgcacgcgtgggtgatcaacgactacccgtcgctctgccagaaggggtaataaacaccatcatacacgctagagccccttccacgagaagactctatgcgtcaaaatggtctgtgttttcaaaatggtgcaccgacagagacctggacccacggacatgtggggtgtcgtcgctgctcgtgtttttacaagagctgctggataagggcagatccccatccacgctcaaagtgtatgtggcggccgtcgcggcattcgctgaacccctgcacggccagtcactgggaaaaaacaagctggtcatccgcttcctcaagggagctagaaggatgaaccccccacgccccccatcggttcctatctgggatctttctataggtctcgaaactatgaaagccccctttcgaaccgcttcaatccgtggatttgaaatacctttcactcaaaaccgtttttctgactgccctgtcatcagtcaaacgtgtgggagaccttcacgcgctgtctgtcagcgctgcgtgtcttgagttcggaccaagtgactccaaggtcattttaaagcctagacacggctatgttcccaaggtgatcggtactcctttcagagcacaggtcatttccctatcggcgctgccagcatccgatagcgaacgcgacgccaatctcctttgcccagtcagagcactgagattgtatactgcgcgctccgcctctttcagacgctgtGAGCAGCTTtccgtttcgttcggagggcacaccaaaggtctcgccgcctcgaaacagacactgtctagatggatagtggacgctattgctgccgcatatgcgtcaaaagacctgccatgcccattgggcattagggctcactccactagaggcatggcctcatcgtgggcatggtccagcgggatttccattcacgacatgtgtggcagcgggctgggcttccccctccacctttgtcagattttacaatctggaagtgcccgccctgcaggcaaaactactagcggtttaatacggtacagctcccctggtgagctgcactgatgggactcattccacacagaccggcaccgccgctctgtcgttcccttcccactgtgtgcttatgtattacacacacactggcccgcactcttgccggccaaatattatttccccactcacaagggctccccgggtcccccaccccggggctcatgcagtggatgcttggcgcgcacggcgttgacaatgggttcccgtagcgtaagctagcttacgcaatacgagagaacctctcgtaagagaacgaatcggttacctaacgtaacctcggttctctctagatgagggaacaagtattgcgtagccggccgtgcttcgcgccacgagcgactttcagcttcattcagtgaaaaccagggttccagcctcacgaactacgcttatatgcaatctagccacgcccattttggcgggctttgatgcagtagcgcgcggacgcctctcattggacgcgagttcgcccaagttcgtctataggctgcagcagttgccgcagagcaaccaatgagctcgctagctagcccgctcaaggtctgcagttgctgcactgcgttgacaaatgatacaaaattaaggataattttttggcttcaatatctcagaaaagatgaatctttcccgtagcgtaagctagcttacgcaatactcgttccctcatctagagagaaccgaggttacgttaggtaaccgattcattACTGACACGTTCAATTAGGGCGGTACAACCTGCGTGagtgacagagtgagagagagagagagagagagacacacacaataCCCAACATGTCTCATCAtaacagtgtgagagagagagagtgtgtgtgtgagagtgtgtgtgtgtgagagagagagagtgtgtgtgtgtgtgagagagtgtgtgtgtgagagagtgtgtgtgtgtgtgatggagtgtgtgtgtgtgtgtgagagagagagtgtgtgtgtgagagagagagtgtgtgtgtgtgtgtgagtgtgtgagagagagagagagtgtgtgtgagagagagattgtgtgtgtgtgtgtgagagagacagtgtgttcgTGTTTGTGACTgttcgtgtttgtgtgtgcgcttgtttgtttgtgagagtgtgtgtgtgtgtgagagagagagagtgtgtgtcacaaatcattataaatagtttcttcaacttattaaaatatcttactttactgcaactatctgtttctgattctttatcatatttatagtgtgtgatttataaaataccttatatcctacatcacatattttgattttggacGTCTGGTCACATATCTTATATCagaatattatattactgttaagactactatgaatattaaaatacgccgaaccatgtgtcctgtatcatagctacatgaatgacctttgcagcaaaaaaacttctgctcaaatgaacgaaacaactttaattttttgttgaaaagtgcttaaGATTAAAACAGAACATGCAGTATCTTCTGTGTAGTGTGTCCAAAGATGATATTccacactccactttcattgGATAATGTGATATTCTATCCTTCctattctttacagtcagattaaaagtaaaaataaatattaatttgaatcaCAAGAGACTTTTCTCTCATTAATAAACCATTGCTTCTGCACGAGTCTGTGAGACGCTTGTTGCTTTTTAAGGTGACGGTGCCATTTTTGCccttgattaaaggaatattctgggttcaatacaattgaAGCACTCTTGACAGCATTTTATGGCATAATAATGATttccaacaaaagtaattttgacttgtccatccttttctttaaaataagcaaaaatcgaggcacttacaatggaattgaattggGATTCGTTTTTTAACGTTAAAATCCTCACTGTTTCAATAGTATAACCAAAAGACATACaatatatgtgtgttaacatgattttagtgtgataaaatcacttactaagctTTCCTGTTATAACCaatagttatagccaattttacaacttcgttgccatgacgatgtaatgtcaacaaacactaaaactcACAGTGTAAAACTTACAATTTAAAGAACTATTCAGATAAaattatacacaagttttaacagaataatcaatgtaagtgcttttataaaattataatattctcCTTTCTGTTTAACCCCTTAAAttcaccccattcacttccacagtaagtgcctcactgtaacctctagTTTTgctgtttattgtatttaaaaaaaaaatatatttaaataaaaggagggacgaatcttaaattaatttgtgtggtaatcaatttacattatgccacaaatgctgtcgactgagcttaacttttattgaacctggaatattcctttaagacgcACGTGTAACTTTCAAGCACATCTCTAGGCAGACAAAACCAACTGAGATAGATCAGTGCCCTTAcagaaaatatacaatatatctcACGTGAAATTGAACTGGGAAGAGATGAACATACTTTAAAAGCCTTCctgatataaatgtaatatagtaattaatactctgacactaatttgggcaaagagcACTAATTACTTGCTTAATACTTAGCGCTTAAAGTTgaggacttgagacttgacttggacttcaatGCTAAGACTTGAGTGTTACTTCTGAGAGGTGTTACCCACCTCTGGCATATAGTATAtgaaacagaaacatttataaATCTTTCAGTTATAGGACATTATCGCTGTACCAGGCAACATAGGAACAGATCCTTTCTCTTGATACATTGAAGAGTGAGATCTTTCCACttttgttaatacattttaaacctTTGGTACATAGTTGTGTACTGGATATTTTTAAGTCAATGTCACCGCCTGGTGGTTTTATGGCAATTTACAGGTCACTGCCTAATAAGGGATTACCTTTAGGATGTGCTAGTATGACCTTTTGACCACAAAACTTTTTTAAAGGATATTTGTTTAATGTTAGCTCTAGATCTAATCGTTTGGATACTTAATTCTCTTCATCATCAATTGTGTCCTATATCAATTTCTGTTAAAtgtggaaatgaatgggaaacagAAAATCATCTAATTCTCATTTTCATTTGGTTTACACTTTTGAAATaactaaaacaatatttttttccagttaATGTTTagccttaaaaatatatatatatatatatatatatatatatatatatatatatatatatatatatataggcctatatatatatatatatatatatatatatatatatatatatatatatatatatatatatatatatatatatatatatatatttgtaagggTAGTTTAGATCAGTGAGCTGTAGAATTTCATTGGAATGTAAAATTTTGTCATCATGAACCAATAAACctgaacaaatgttttttaaaaatacaactttATTAGATAATACATATAAGATGCAAAAAAAGGTTGTAAGAAACATTTTAAGTgtgcattatacacacacacacacacacacacacacacacacacacacaaacatttcatatttacattagtCAAAAATAATTCCACAAGTGTAAActacaaaaaaatacacacattttaattttcagGAACAAAACAACATCTTATAGAAACAAATCTCTTGAAGGAAGAAATATACATgtaaagaaagacagaaataaaGGAATAGCGTGGAGAATTCCACTGAACTGTGTGACTGACCTATCAAACAAGACATGCTGCTCTCTTCAGAGCATGAGGGCCTGGGAAAGGTCACCTTTACACAAGCCTTCCAGAAAAAGAATTCACGAGGCATTGGTGGAAAATTTCTCAACATATGATCTGAGACCAGCTTTGTCTAAAAGTAGCCAGATAGCATCCAGTGCAGTTGATTTGCTGAAAGTCAACAAGTTTCACAAGTCAAAAAGAAAATACTCAGCAGTGCTGAATTGAATGCCGTGGCCCCGAAATGTATTCTATTGTCCCTAACAGTGAATCTATTGTACTACCATGctttctataaaaataaaaagccacttagtttgatattttgttatctaatgcaatgatattcttTTTGGGGCTACTGTATGTGACACCTTTAAGTCAACTTGTAGGGTTTCCATTCGTACCAAGACCCTCTGCAAGATGAACAACCATAGAAATCTTATAAACCTATGTACTCACATTCCCGAAAAGCAAAAGTGCGATAATCTGGGTTTCACAGATTAATTCACGTTTCATTCATTTCTCTATTGGGGAGCTTGCTCTCAAAGCTGGGGGCTGCTGTACATGGTGCTGGCTGAGGGCTGGTAGATGGTGTTGTCTCTTGGGCAGTGGTGATGACAGGCACATGTGTTAATGAACATCATGGGTCTTCTGATGACTTTGCCCTCAGGGCACTGGAACTCCACCTGAGCGGTCTTAGTGCTGTGAGGGGTACAACACCGGCCATCACTGCACAGCCCACAAAAGCGGGGCCTGTAGGCCTGGACGCTGGTGCAGTTCTTGAAGGTGAAGTGACTGGCTTTAGTGCTTCTCCTTGTTTTTAGACACCTGCCTTCCTTCTaaagaaacaagaaaaatatCAGCACCATATAACACATTGTTTACCAAACAATTCCCCCGAACATGTATGCAACTCAAAATTCTACGGGACACATTTCACCACGAAATCAAAAGAAAAGggagaaattacattttgcatataCTTTTCTGTTTatgaattggcccccattcatttccattttaagtgcctcactgaatcCCAGATTTGTGCATtatttttgattttcttttttcaaatgacAGATGAgtctaaatgattttttttgtggaaatcaacattatgcaataaatgctgtaaactgagctgaacttgcattgaacctggaatattcctttaactatgaatcatgtaaataatgtcacaatgcaaaaaatcttattcgtaaaaaaaaaagctttattttcTATATTCAAAACATAaattcttcttttatttatttatttattgtgattttGGGGTGATATTTGACCTAggcatgttcttgacaggctttATGACATTCACCATGTTAGTGGTGTTAGGGGTGAATCTAGTTGCTGACGTACCGTTGTGGCTCTCTGCTTGTCCAGGTTTTCACAGGGTCTGACCATACAAAGTCTGCTCTGCTTGACCATCTCACAGTGTGGGTTCTTATTGGTCACTCTGGAGGACATTCCCATGCCGCAGGTTTTTGAGCAGGCACTCCATTCTGTGGTCTGCTCAATACAGTTCACACTGGAGTCCCACTGGTCAAAGCCCACGGTCTCTTCCTGCCTGTAAGCTGGGGTGCacatgaaaaatgaaaatgaaatgggtCTGAGAAGTTTGATaaagtgtgaggaacagactacaATGTTAACCCATAATCTTGGCTTCAGGggactttaaatatttattacatttttgtcctttttggaccttgcCTGTATACAGTAAATCATCAACTATTTAAtttttatggaaaacaaaagcTCAGACATTCTAGGGGTAGTTCTAGAATCTCATGTTGTGTTTCACAAGTGAAAGGGTATGCATACAGGGtatgaaaaacatgagggtgggtaTGATGACAAATGACAACTTGTAATCAAACTTGCAATCCAAACTCACCGGCCATTGCAAAGCCACCGAGtgcactgatctctgcctgtgaATCACACACCCATTTCTCACAGCACTCTCCCGGAACCTGGATCTTCTTTGGAAAGGGACAATCAGGTCCTGGAAGCATCACATCCAGGTTACAGCGAGGCACGCATCCAATCTGACCATCCTTACAGGTGCACTGATATTGGCAGCTCGGAAAGAATGTCTCTCCATTTTGATAGACGGTGCCATCCAATCGACAAACAGCTCCCTCGTGGGCTTTTTGGAAAAGTCAAGAAAAGAGCTCTATTTAAACGTGCAAACATGGAACAACATAAATCACTTTATTGTATATGTTTAATGAATTTGATTATGGGACTATGTCCTTGCTGTTTAGAAATCATTAGCCTGTATTAATGCATGCCATTGCTTATTGGTATTACATCCATAGTACATACACAAATGTTCTTActgggggctgttcacaccaaacatgttaGCGTGTTGGTAGGCACTGTTTGTTAATTGGTTTCCTTTGAAAACATGTCCTAACATCTCTCACACAGGAGCGCCAAGCTTTTAGATGCCATGTTAGGTTAAAAATGACTTCAACTTGTAAAAATATGTCTCAAGGCACCTGCTTGTTCAGTCCTGTTTGTGtcactgcatctagcttttttagtgCAACAACAAGTTtgttgtgaacagccccttagtaCCAAAATACAAGTTTTTAAATTCcgcttttcttcttcttcctcttccacATTTTCCTACAATTTACATACAGACTTGGTCATCAAACATGTACTCTCaaacattatttgtatttcttaACAGAACACAGTGATTTCCTAACTCATGTTTGTACCCTTTGAGCCTTCACTTGGTAATAACTtatttataaacacatatttttgttAACAAAAGACGAAAACAACATAATAGCattaataattcattttatttcttcAAATCATTGTCAGCCACAGCGGTTTAATAGTTACTAGTTAATTTTATTGAACACTATATGGCAATAAATTTAACCGTGTACAGAAGCTTCGACTAACAAACccaatttcaatacatttataatgcgtttgtTATTTCTGAATGCTTTAGAAAGCTTAATTTTCCCATCATTATACTATGGATATCGGATTATGTTATGAGAGATGAAGGTCAGCACACTTGCGATTCACTAGATAAAACTAagatcaaatctctcttcttgACCAAGAGAAGCCTACTGCGATAAACTGAAGATGATGATGCTGTGCCTGTGACGTTATGAGGTGCTGCAGGTGTTTTCTCATGAGAACAATTAAATTGTGATCCCAAGAAAAAATCTTTTcacaagaaaacaagacagaaaataCGTAGAAAGCCAAGGACAAAGCGGGCTTCCATAGCATTCTACACATACTCCTACTACTTCTGCATTGTCTGTCTAATgcagaaatattaagagtagtcTAACAGTATGTCAGCATGTCGAACTTGGACAATCActgttcacagtcagccatgattactttaatccatGAGATTGAAAGCGTCCAGTAACAGGGCGTTTACTgagattaaaggtgctgtaagcgaatTCAGCCAATCTtcttccacaagactgagctgttggattagccatgccccctctttccaaaacctcatactccaaagataccaaaatgagctttattgagagcataaacggttgttaaaaacaacagctgtgaaatagcgccctcaactgacaactgttatgaacaacatggcataaaaatggcattatgcctcaataattcgctgcaaatacattcaaatgaaaacacgtaaaatgattgacaggcagaaagcgtcatttTACCCAGACAGCGGACAGATTTGTGTTTACTGTTTACAGATTCAAGAGCTGTCAAAGAGTCTGGCGAGATATCTCAAGACACTTATTTAATGAAcgtctttcagggagtaggaattttttatttttctttgcataACATTCCATGAAAAAACGTAAAGGACCTTTAAGTGAGTAATATccatctggtcatgtgatcataattGGTAGCCTCCATGAGAGGACACTCTACATGGAGGGTATGATAAAAAGGCATCTCATGTGAGTAATATACACGTGCttcaggagtaaaactttttaaatgaagaaaaaatatagagtgcacctttaataaggACTTAATTTGCTAACTGCATTTGAAGAGCTGTCAGACCTGCCTAGAAGCACATAAATAGACTGGTTCTAGATTTTTGCTTAGTAGTAGGCGATAATTAAATTGGAAAGTTTATATTTACATAGCTTATTTGTTCTAGCAATTGGTAAAATAGTAAATGAAATATTTCATCCATAAAATGACTGCTGTAAAATGATAGCGAAACACCAACCTACACATACACCTGTCCTCTTGTGCGCACCACCGGCGTAATCGCACCGGAGACCTTTGCGTGTGTCACAGGGGTTCTTGTATGAGCACAGCTCGCCGCGCTGCCTGGCACACACCAGACAACAGGCGCAATCATCCAAAATGAGGCGCACGCCAGCAGCGCACGGCGGAGGTTCACCAGCCGGACAGATGCAGCGAGTGGGGCACTGCGACCACACCAGTGCGCATAGAGTCATCTGAGCAGAGCAGTCACACACACGTTATTCAACACTGACAATTAATGAGCTaacaaataatgtaattaaagttAATTTATAAGACAATAATGTTGCATACTCACTTGTGCGTAGATATAGAGAGTAAAGGCTTTTTGCAGCATGCTGAAATACTTGGTATTTTTCAGCTTtgaaaatttgtgttctgcttttCTTTCTGCTCTTGGATAACATGTTTTCTGTTACGTGGAGGAATTTATACAGGTTATGGTGTAGGGAAAAGGGggaggaaaaaagaagaaaaaaggaaacaattcctcTGCTGTCTTGAATCTCCAGCTGCTGATTGGTCGATGAACTCCTCCGTCACAATCAACTGCCAAAGTCCCAGTCCTTCAGATACAGGTGTTGTTTTGGTGATTAATCTCTTCCCTAAACTTTAGGTGACCAGTTTACAGTACTTTGATGTTAAATTTAGTgcagaatatatttatatttatatatatggaaTAGTATACTGTTTACTCTTATGGATGTTCATCATGCAACATCTATTAAAACTCATCTATTCATTGGAATCAAACATCGgaagatcagacagacagatagatagacagacagacacatagacagacagatagatatatagatagacagacaggcagacagacagatagatagacagatatatagatagacaggcagatcgatatagagacagacagatatatagatagacaggcagatagatagatagacagacagacagatagatacatcgTCATggaaatgaagttgtaaaattggcagaAATGGtcgactaaaatcatgtcaacacatattgtttatgtcttatagTAGCTATATCTTAACGTTTATGGATTTAAAATGATGGATTATGGATGAAATCACTATTTATATGTTTCACAGTACAAGAGAGCAGAATTGATATAATACTGCAAAGAGTTACAGAGTACAGTTAGATACAGTAAGGCCATTTTAATGTATatcaataatacaattttatgacCTATACATGTAACATAATGCACCATGCTGAGCCCCAGTTAAGACCAAATGTTGGCTTGTGTAGTGATATCTGTATGTTTAGCAGAAATTGTAAAATGCTGAATGTAGTACAAAAACCTCCGCAGGGTCATGGCAGTGTGTAAATTGAGTGTTTAGACTTAATTCATTTTCTAGCATGATGCTTTGTAATAGATTTGGTTCTGTGTTGTGCAGATGTGAGAAACAGCCTTGAACAAAGTCCAATGATCAGCAAATGTGGATTAAGCTAAATTTTCTCATTCTTCCTTTCATTCACCCCATTCATTCCACATTTCATTTTTGGCAATTATTAATGAAACATTGACTCTCTCAATCATAAAAAATGTGTGTTCAAGCTGGACTCCTGTTGCTGCCAGTGGGGAAAGGGAAGGGAGGAGAATGGCTAATAAATTAGCTGTGTGTTAATGGGCGTCCTGCCCGAGACGTGATTTTTACTGCTACTCAAATAGTTTTACACTGGAAGTTGAAAAATGTGAGATGCCGCAGTTCTTTTTGTCTGTTTGCAGACTGGTTCTGCTGTGATAAATTAGTGCAGGTCTGGTCCATTAATGACGCTCTGGTTTTGCTTAATGTACATTTGAGGCACCTGCTGTAGTTAAATATGTGCAGTATCAGACAAGTACACTTTTGGATACTTGACCGTCTCTTgctaataatacaaatacaattgatgCTTTTACCTCCTTTTTTCAAAACTAACT
This genomic window contains:
- the LOC127656204 gene encoding CCN family member 3-like, translating into MLQKAFTLYIYAQMTLCALVWSQCPTRCICPAGEPPPCAAGVRLILDDCACCLVCARQRGELCSYKNPCDTRKGLRCDYAGGAHKRTGVCVAHEGAVCRLDGTVYQNGETFFPSCQYQCTCKDGQIGCVPRCNLDVMLPGPDCPFPKKIQVPGECCEKWVCDSQAEISALGGFAMAAYRQEETVGFDQWDSSVNCIEQTTEWSACSKTCGMGMSSRVTNKNPHCEMVKQSRLCMVRPCENLDKQRATTKEGRCLKTRRSTKASHFTFKNCTSVQAYRPRFCGLCSDGRCCTPHSTKTAQVEFQCPEGKVIRRPMMFINTCACHHHCPRDNTIYQPSASTMYSSPQL